ATTGTGCGTATCGCGGATAAATGGGCTCGCATTCTTGTACCGGTTGCCCTGGGTTGCGCTTTACTGATTTGGCTGATCACCAAAGATGTTTATCGAGCCGTCACAGCGCTCGTTGTCTTTTGCCCATGTTCACTGATCCTCGCTACTCCAACGGCAATGATGGCTGCCATAGGCAATGCAACCAAAAATGGAATTCTGATTAAATCCGGTGCGGCGGTAGAGGCAGTGGCAAAGCTCGATACGCTGGTGATGGATAAAACCGGTACCTTAACTTACGGTAAGCTGCAAGTGGAGGATCTTCAGATTCTCGACCCGAACCTGGAGCGCAATCGTTTTCTCGCTTTCATCGCCAGCGCAGAGAAATTCTCCGAGCATCCATTGGCAAAAGCGATCATAAACTATGCTCACAGCCAAGGTATTGTGGCAAAAGATCCCGACAGTTTTGAAATGCAGCCGGGGAAAGGGGTTACAGCACTGGTTGATGGGCATAAAATCTCGCTCGGCGAAAAAATTATTGGTCAAGAACAGATCCAAAATCATCCTGTGGCAGCCCACATGATTGAACAAATGCAAAAACAGGGTAAAACTGTTTTGCCCGTTCTGTGTGATGAAACAATCATCGGCATCATCTCAATCGCCGATACACTCCGCAAAGAAGCGAAAAGCACCCTAGCCGAACTGAAACGAAGCGGCATTGAGCGCATCGTTATGCTGACCGGAGATCATCAGGTTGTAGCGGATTTCATTGGAACTGCGGCTGGTGTAACCGATCTCTTTGCCTCCCAACTGCCTGAAGACAAAGTAAATTCCATCCGGCACTTAACGCAGCAAGGTTATTTTGTCGGCATGGTTGGCGATGGCATAAATGATGCTCCTGCTCTTGCCACCGCCTCTGTCGGAATTGTCATGGGTGCCATCGGGTCCGACGTAGCCTTGGAAGCCGCAGATATTGCTCTGATGGGTGACGATATCAGTAAACTACCTTTTTTGATTCGGATCTGTCGAAAAACAAAAAGCCGGATCGTTTTTAACATCGTAATTTCAATGATTTTGAATTTTGGTGCCATCATTCTGGCAGGTTTTGGCTGGCTTACTCCGGTCACTGCGGCTTTGGTTCATAATTTAGGCTCGGTGTTCGTCGTTGTCAATTCGGCATTGCTGCTCACTTATCGGGAAACGGATTCCCTTGTTTTGCCAATAACTGCCAATTAAATACAGGTTCAATCTGCAATTCGCAAAGAATGAGGAGGTCATGTTATGTCCGCACATCCCCATCACGATACCGAAAAACTTTGCCAACGTCTCAACCGCATCGAAGGGCAGTTGGGCGGGATCCGCAAGATGCTTGAAAATGATCAACCCTGCGATGAAATCATTATTCAATTGAATTCCGCTAAAGCAGCTTTACAGAAGATCAGTCAAATTATCCTGGAAGATCATCTCGATCATTGTGTAATTGACGCGCTTCGTGACGGCGAAAGCGAAGTTCAAATTGATAGTTTAAAACGCGCTATCCGTCAATATACCAAAATGGTTTAACAAAAGCGTGTGCCAACACCCCCGTCCCCCTGGCTCAGATAATCTTCCGTCCATTGATGAATCATGGCATGTAGTTTTTCATGAACTCCCGCTCCCATGACGGTCTCTTCAAATTGTTCAAATTGCTTATACAATTCATCCTGTTTTGCTTCGCTGCAAGCGCGGTCTGCCATAACAAATAGAACATTATTTTCCTTTTCGATATGACTGCGCAGAAGAATTGCGTAATGATTGGCATTCAGTTGGAAGTTCACCGGATCCGCTGCTATTACCGCCTGGCTGATCAAAGCAAGATATTCCCTGCCCATTTGATGCTCGATAAGCATGACGCCAATCGGGCCGCCTTGCTTTGGGATCCCCAATTTCTCCAATACCGGAAATAGGTAATTCTCTTCTTTCCCGTGATGACATTGATCGGCAAATGTTTTCAGAAAGTAAACGAGTTGTTCGCCAAACAGCATTTTTTTATCGGTTTCCAGCTGCGATGACAGAACATGATCCGTGATCTCAAGGACATTCAGAATGGCGGTATGCTCCTTTTTCAGATCCTGTATTGCTTTTCCCATAACCATTGCCTCCTTCTCCTTTTATGCCGGACTAGAAAACTTTTCCGGCTGTTTTACAATTCCGCATCCATTGATATTCCAATCTGACTCAATCCTATATTCTACACCATTGCGCTTTCATCCTGCATACAGTTCGACTGTTACCAGGGGGTTGTTACCAGGGGGACGGGTGTTACCAAGGGGACGGGGGTGTTGGCACAAATTTTGTGCCAACACCCCCGTCCCCCTGGCTCTTGTGCCAACACCCCCGTCCCCTTGGCTCACTTAACGAATTCAATGGCTTCCTTGCCGGTGATTTGTTCAATGTCAATGGCAATTAAGTAAGATTGACTGCAGCCGTCCACTTCTCTTTGCCTGGCTGCCTCTGGTTGATCCCCTGCGTATTTTTCCACGAAGGCCAGGAACGCCTGCCGCTGTTCGGCGCCTTCGGCAATTCTGGCGCGGCCAAAAGCAATCACGCTGCGGAAATAAGTTGTGTATTTTCCACTGATAATTTTGTCTTCATCAATCACCGCAAAAGATACCTTCGGATTCCTGAGGATCGCGTCTATTTTATGGCCGGCCTTTGCCGAATGAAAATAGATTTTCTCATGATCATAGACATAACTGAGCGGCACCGCATAGGGGTAATCATCATCCCCTAAGCACGCCAGAACCCCATTGGTGCATCTGTTCATTACCGCTGCCGTATCCTGCAGTGATAACAATTGTTTTTCTCTGCGCATGGCGCGAAACATCTTGTTTCCCTCACTTTCGCTTTCAGCATTTCCAATCGATTTTGGCCGGATGCGGCTCATCGACGACTGCCACCGCCTGCAATGCAGCCAGCATACGTCCGCATTCTTCCGCCGCAGCAAGCTGCAACTGTTCCCACTGCACTTCGGTTCCCAGTTTATCGTAAGCAACCGCCAAGGCACCATACAAGGCAAGCCCGATGCTATGCCTGGCGGAGTGAATTGTTGAAGCGCATTGCCCGATTGCCCTGGCTGCGGCCTGCGCACCCGGATTTGTTTCGCTTTCCCGGGCGGCGGCGTGACAGGCGAGGATGGCGGCTTTGGCTTCCGGCAGCTTGATGGTTCCTGCTAACCAGGCTTTGGCAGCCTGCAGGGCCTGCTGCGGCCGCAAATCGTGCGGGTACGCTTTAACCCACAGCGGTAAAATAAAGTGTTCGGCATAATCAACCGCCCAATGCGCCAGCGTGGGTTTACTCTGCGTGCCTATCAGTGTCAGCAGCAATTGAATAGACGGCGCCTGCCAGTCGCTGAGCATTTTTCTCGCTTTAGGCAATCAGATCATCCTCTCTCTCCTGCAGCCGCGCTTATTTAACATGTTCAATAAACGTGACAGTCACGCTGTCACCCGGTTGTTTGGCAATTTTGGCACGAATTTCTTTTCGGATGCCAATGATCGGACCGGGTGCACCCATCCTGACCAGTTGTCCATCATAGGGCTCTTCGTCAAATGTGGCATGAACCGCAACACGAGACTTGCCGAATGCCGCTTTTAAGTCATAGGGTACTTCCAAATAAGCGCCGTCGATATCGGGCACTTTCTCAATGCTCGCCGTTAATTGATCAAGCTTGGGGTTCGTGGCTGACACTCCTCTTGGTGCGTTATGCCAGCTGCTGTTTGTTTTTCTAGTATTTGCCAATCGGCGGCTGTACGGAATCG
The window above is part of the Negativicutes bacterium genome. Proteins encoded here:
- a CDS encoding cation-translocating P-type ATPase, translated to MKFFKKIRGEESFRTLCLTIFSGIFLLASFFGWLSDLPFDPAWIAIVISGIPIVFGAVLGLVKEFDVTADVLVAIALIAAVWIGEYFAAGEVAFIMQLGKVLEDVTAGKSHQSLQALINLTPQQACIRTAEGEKVILAAAVQSGDLILIRPGESIPVDGRIIHGNTTINQSVMTGESVPVDRTIGDEVYQGTINQQGVIEIEATQVGEDSSLKKMIHLVEEAEENKAPIVRIADKWARILVPVALGCALLIWLITKDVYRAVTALVVFCPCSLILATPTAMMAAIGNATKNGILIKSGAAVEAVAKLDTLVMDKTGTLTYGKLQVEDLQILDPNLERNRFLAFIASAEKFSEHPLAKAIINYAHSQGIVAKDPDSFEMQPGKGVTALVDGHKISLGEKIIGQEQIQNHPVAAHMIEQMQKQGKTVLPVLCDETIIGIISIADTLRKEAKSTLAELKRSGIERIVMLTGDHQVVADFIGTAAGVTDLFASQLPEDKVNSIRHLTQQGYFVGMVGDGINDAPALATASVGIVMGAIGSDVALEAADIALMGDDISKLPFLIRICRKTKSRIVFNIVISMILNFGAIILAGFGWLTPVTAALVHNLGSVFVVVNSALLLTYRETDSLVLPITAN
- a CDS encoding metal-sensitive transcriptional regulator — protein: MSAHPHHDTEKLCQRLNRIEGQLGGIRKMLENDQPCDEIIIQLNSAKAALQKISQIILEDHLDHCVIDALRDGESEVQIDSLKRAIRQYTKMV
- a CDS encoding hemerythrin domain-containing protein, coding for MGKAIQDLKKEHTAILNVLEITDHVLSSQLETDKKMLFGEQLVYFLKTFADQCHHGKEENYLFPVLEKLGIPKQGGPIGVMLIEHQMGREYLALISQAVIAADPVNFQLNANHYAILLRSHIEKENNVLFVMADRACSEAKQDELYKQFEQFEETVMGAGVHEKLHAMIHQWTEDYLSQGDGGVGTRFC
- a CDS encoding pyridoxamine 5'-phosphate oxidase family protein — encoded protein: MFRAMRREKQLLSLQDTAAVMNRCTNGVLACLGDDDYPYAVPLSYVYDHEKIYFHSAKAGHKIDAILRNPKVSFAVIDEDKIISGKYTTYFRSVIAFGRARIAEGAEQRQAFLAFVEKYAGDQPEAARQREVDGCSQSYLIAIDIEQITGKEAIEFVK
- a CDS encoding DUF1905 domain-containing protein is translated as MSATNPKLDQLTASIEKVPDIDGAYLEVPYDLKAAFGKSRVAVHATFDEEPYDGQLVRMGAPGPIIGIRKEIRAKIAKQPGDSVTVTFIEHVK